The genomic interval ATAAGTTTTTTGACCCACCCCCTTTTTATATTTTATTGATTTTGTATCTTTGCTATTTCATTTTTGAATTTCTTTTATTTACATCAAAATTGGATTTTGCTTGATTTATTTGATTCTATTCACTCGACAGAATCAAATTCAAATAGAATTTGAAACAGGATTATTCGAACGTATCAACTAGTTATGAAATCAAACCGCATTGATAGCCTCTACCCGTGTCCTAGCTCGCCGGAGAGCTAGATTTGCTTCAATTGTTTGTCTCTTTCCTTCAGCTTTTTTCAAATTAGCTTCCGCTATTTCAAGAGTTTGCTGAGCTTCTTGTGGATCAATGTCACTACCCTTCTCCGCATCATTTACTAAAACAATGATTTCATTACTGCCTATTTTAGCAAAACCACCCATAAGAGCCATCGTTAACCATTGGCCATTAAGGCGTATTCTCAAAATACCTATATCTACAGCTGTGGCAATAGGGGCATGGTTGGGTAATACGCCAATTTGACCACTATTAGTAGGTAAAATTATTTCTTTTACTTCTGAATCCCAAACAATTCGATTAGGCGTTA from Coffea arabica chloroplast, complete genome carries:
- the atpE gene encoding ATP synthase CF1 epsilon subunit, with the translated sequence MTLNLCVLTPNRIVWDSEVKEIILPTNSGQIGVLPNHAPIATAVDIGILRIRLNGQWLTMALMGGFAKIGSNEIIVLVNDAEKGSDIDPQEAQQTLEIAEANLKKAEGKRQTIEANLALRRARTRVEAINAV